The Sulfurimonas lithotrophica genome includes a region encoding these proteins:
- the nifX gene encoding nitrogen fixation protein NifX has protein sequence MSSTIQVTSNNNNDGIIKVAFATNDNENVDAHFGSAKQFNIYDISKEGYDISTIIKIQTKDTDTTVELLKGNDIVYFVNIGPTAAAKIINKGIFPIKYKEVISIDEELNKLVKMLNDNPPPFIKKIIEKKA, from the coding sequence ATGAGTTCAACTATACAAGTAACTTCAAATAACAATAACGACGGAATTATAAAAGTGGCATTTGCTACGAATGATAATGAAAATGTAGATGCACACTTCGGTAGTGCAAAGCAGTTCAATATTTACGATATCTCTAAAGAGGGATATGACATATCTACGATTATAAAAATTCAAACGAAAGATACGGATACGACGGTGGAGTTACTAAAAGGTAATGATATTGTTTATTTTGTAAATATAGGACCTACTGCTGCTGCGAAAATTATTAATAAAGGCATTTTTCCTATTAAATACAAAGAAGTTATTTCTATAGATGAAGAGTTAAACAAACTGGTAAAAATGTTAAATGATAATCCTCCTCCGTTTATTAAAAAAATCATAGAGAAAAAGGCTTAA
- a CDS encoding bacteriohemerythrin, with the protein MKFDKQKHLLNFEEMDSYHKDFVEIYNSLENDSSEAYKNVMLKILEQTRLHFCNEEELMQKYNYPRLKEHSDEHKKVLYEMEYFINGANTKIGRNILKSYFLEGLPNWFDTHLLSMDSDLSSFLKEKTNL; encoded by the coding sequence ATGAAGTTTGATAAGCAAAAGCATCTTTTAAATTTTGAGGAGATGGACTCTTACCATAAGGATTTTGTGGAAATTTACAATTCTTTGGAAAATGACAGCTCAGAAGCTTACAAAAATGTCATGTTGAAAATTTTAGAACAAACAAGATTACATTTTTGTAATGAAGAGGAGCTTATGCAAAAATATAATTATCCTAGACTAAAAGAGCATTCCGATGAGCATAAAAAAGTACTATATGAGATGGAATACTTTATCAACGGCGCAAATACAAAAATAGGAAGAAATATATTAAAATCATATTTTCTTGAGGGTCTTCCAAACTGGTTCGATACGCATCTTCTAAGTATGGACAGTGATCTTTCAAGCTTTTTAAAAGAAAAAACAAACTTATAA
- a CDS encoding NAD(P)/FAD-dependent oxidoreductase yields MARLVVLGGGVSGHTAATFAAKWLGSAHEVVVVTPNSKWNWIPSNIWVGVGQMTAEDVTFDLAPVYAKAGINYKQAKAVSINPEGKESSDKPFVTIEYTQSGKEGESEEVEYDYLINATGPKLNFGATPGLGEGSQLGEHTVSVCTADHAAHASDELDKCIEKMKAGERQKFLIGTGHGMCTCQGAAFEYIFNIEHELKKAGVRDMADIKWISNESFLGDFGVGGLHMKAMGFAVSSKIFAESLFTERNVDWIIGAHVSKVESGKVEYELLDGSTGEEEFDFSMLIPPFAGVGIKAFGKDGSDITDTMFAPNGFLKVDANYAAGAYENWKASDWPRTYQNPTYGNVFACGIAFAPPHPISKPMKSPNGTMIGPTPPRTGMPSGIMGKTVAHSICDRILKGENAPLHEASMAEMGAACVASAGKGVFSGTAAAMTIYPVVPDFEKYPGTGRDTDYTFGEIGLAGHWIKHILHHLFMYKAKLNPGWTMIPE; encoded by the coding sequence ATGGCAAGATTAGTTGTATTAGGTGGTGGTGTTTCAGGCCACACAGCTGCTACGTTTGCAGCAAAATGGTTAGGTTCAGCTCACGAAGTTGTAGTTGTAACTCCAAATAGTAAATGGAACTGGATTCCATCAAATATTTGGGTCGGTGTAGGTCAAATGACGGCAGAAGACGTTACGTTTGATTTAGCTCCGGTATATGCTAAAGCCGGTATTAATTACAAGCAGGCAAAAGCCGTTTCTATAAATCCAGAGGGAAAAGAATCAAGTGATAAACCTTTTGTTACTATTGAATATACTCAATCAGGTAAAGAGGGTGAGAGTGAAGAGGTAGAATATGATTATCTAATTAATGCTACTGGTCCAAAACTAAATTTCGGTGCTACGCCGGGTCTTGGTGAGGGAAGCCAGCTTGGTGAGCATACCGTGTCTGTTTGTACGGCAGATCATGCGGCTCATGCTAGTGATGAATTAGATAAATGTATTGAAAAAATGAAAGCCGGCGAGCGTCAAAAATTCTTAATCGGTACGGGTCACGGTATGTGTACGTGTCAAGGTGCTGCTTTTGAGTATATTTTTAATATTGAACATGAACTTAAAAAAGCCGGTGTGCGTGATATGGCTGACATCAAGTGGATATCAAACGAGTCTTTCTTAGGTGACTTCGGTGTTGGTGGACTACACATGAAAGCTATGGGCTTTGCCGTAAGTTCTAAAATCTTTGCAGAATCTTTATTTACAGAGCGTAATGTTGATTGGATTATAGGTGCACACGTATCTAAAGTTGAGTCAGGAAAAGTTGAGTATGAGTTACTCGACGGTTCTACGGGTGAGGAAGAATTTGATTTTTCAATGTTAATTCCGCCGTTTGCAGGTGTAGGTATAAAAGCTTTCGGTAAAGACGGCTCTGATATTACGGATACTATGTTTGCTCCAAACGGTTTCTTAAAAGTTGATGCTAACTACGCTGCAGGTGCATATGAGAACTGGAAAGCATCTGACTGGCCTCGTACTTATCAAAATCCTACATACGGTAATGTATTTGCTTGTGGTATTGCCTTTGCTCCTCCACATCCGATTTCAAAACCTATGAAATCTCCAAACGGGACTATGATTGGACCTACTCCTCCAAGAACAGGTATGCCTTCAGGTATTATGGGAAAAACTGTTGCTCATAGTATTTGTGATAGAATACTAAAAGGTGAAAACGCTCCATTACATGAAGCTTCTATGGCAGAGATGGGTGCGGCTTGTGTTGCATCTGCAGGTAAAGGTGTATTCAGCGGTACTGCTGCTGCTATGACTATTTATCCTGTTGTTCCTGATTTTGAAAAATATCCTGGAACAGGGCGTGATACGGATTATACATTCGGTGAGATAGGTCTTGCCGGACACTGGATTAAACATATATTACATCACTTGTTTATGTATAAAGCTAAGCTTAATCCGGGTTGGACTATGATTCCTGAATAG
- a CDS encoding P-II family nitrogen regulator, translated as MKKIEAVVKPFKLEDVKDALAEIGITGITVTDVKGYGRQKGHSELYRGAEYVVDFLPKIKMEMIVEDKDVDQVTSTIVEAARTGKIGDGKIFVSDVDKIIRIRTGETGSEAI; from the coding sequence ATGAAAAAAATAGAAGCGGTTGTTAAACCATTTAAATTAGAAGATGTAAAGGATGCACTGGCTGAGATTGGTATTACCGGAATTACGGTAACAGATGTAAAAGGTTACGGACGCCAGAAAGGTCACAGTGAGTTATATCGCGGGGCTGAGTATGTAGTAGATTTTTTACCGAAGATTAAGATGGAGATGATAGTAGAGGATAAAGATGTAGATCAGGTTACATCAACAATCGTTGAAGCTGCTCGTACAGGTAAGATTGGTGATGGTAAGATATTTGTTAGTGATGTAGATAAAATTATCCGTATCCGTACAGGTGAGACTGGTAGCGAAGCTATCTAA
- a CDS encoding ammonium transporter — protein MKRWLKIAVLLLPSLALAEEAPTLDSGDTAWMMMSAALVLLMTPAGLALFYAGMTRSKNVLNTYAMVLGAFAVAFIAWIAAGYSMAFGDGGSLQSYIGGFGNMFLSGINWNDLSGTYPTYVFVVFQGTFAAITVAIASGSVIERIKFSTWLVFVAIWTIVVYAPITHMVWGGDGALLFDAGALDFAGGTVVHMNGGLAGLVLAYLVGKRNGYPKTAMKPMSVMLTALGAALLWFGWYGFNGGSAFGANAIAGLAYLTTTLATAVAAITWIVIEWLVFKKPTLLGAASGVVAGLVAITPAAGFVDVTGAIIVGSVGSIVAFYGVAVLKKKLGYDDSLDAFGIHFLAGLWGALATGLLALKDNNLLWDGPLKASGDRMGQFLVQLESVVVVGIFTLVGTVVVYYIASALTGGARVDEETEQVGLDEATHGEKSLNL, from the coding sequence ATGAAGAGATGGTTAAAGATAGCGGTGCTGCTGTTACCGAGTTTGGCATTAGCTGAGGAAGCACCGACACTAGATAGCGGTGATACGGCATGGATGATGATGAGTGCGGCATTAGTATTATTAATGACACCGGCAGGTTTAGCACTGTTTTATGCAGGTATGACAAGAAGTAAGAACGTACTAAATACATATGCGATGGTATTAGGTGCATTTGCAGTAGCATTTATAGCATGGATAGCAGCCGGATATTCAATGGCGTTTGGAGATGGAGGAAGCCTGCAGTCATATATAGGCGGATTTGGTAATATGTTTCTAAGTGGAATTAACTGGAACGACTTAAGCGGAACGTATCCAACATATGTATTTGTAGTATTCCAAGGTACATTTGCAGCTATCACGGTAGCTATTGCTTCAGGATCAGTAATTGAGCGTATCAAGTTCTCAACTTGGTTAGTATTTGTTGCAATCTGGACAATCGTAGTATATGCTCCAATCACACACATGGTATGGGGTGGTGATGGTGCACTACTATTTGACGCAGGTGCATTAGACTTTGCAGGTGGTACGGTTGTACACATGAACGGTGGTTTAGCAGGTTTAGTATTAGCATACTTAGTAGGTAAACGTAACGGTTATCCAAAAACAGCAATGAAACCAATGTCTGTAATGTTAACAGCTCTTGGTGCAGCACTGTTATGGTTTGGTTGGTACGGATTCAACGGTGGATCTGCATTTGGTGCAAACGCAATCGCTGGTTTAGCTTACCTTACAACAACTCTTGCAACGGCAGTAGCAGCTATCACTTGGATAGTAATAGAGTGGTTAGTATTTAAAAAACCTACACTACTAGGTGCAGCTTCAGGTGTAGTAGCAGGTCTGGTAGCAATTACTCCGGCAGCAGGGTTTGTAGATGTAACAGGAGCAATCATAGTCGGTTCAGTAGGTTCAATAGTAGCATTTTACGGTGTAGCTGTACTTAAAAAGAAACTTGGATACGATGATTCACTAGATGCATTCGGTATTCACTTTCTAGCAGGTCTATGGGGTGCATTGGCAACCGGACTACTAGCACTAAAAGATAATAACTTACTATGGGATGGACCACTAAAAGCAAGTGGAGACAGAATGGGTCAATTCCTAGTTCAATTAGAATCGGTAGTAGTAGTCGGTATCTTTACATTAGTAGGTACAGTAGTAGTTTACTATATAGCTTCAGCATTAACAGGCGGTGCTAGAGTAGATGAAGAGACAGAACAAGTTGGTCTTGATGAAGCTACGCATGGTGAAAAAAGTCTTAACCTTTAA
- a CDS encoding ATP-binding protein, whose translation MNIRAPQLTKHQHLFINSKNSILANWISYDLPKEILLQHSIEPKLFIDTYGSGVFDYFMGVISGETEIGNCPVMQGLLSYLKDREISADELFEICSHFRRSMVDFSYDAKINSKEIFDEISYIFDQNFRGILRYYTDTIFQKLIDARAKAEKATLAKDHFLSNMSHEIRTPLNAILGFVNLLIDEDLSDKHRNYLDIIHTSGETLLSIINDILDFSKLRSGEFTIEPKQFSIHEELSHTLELFVASASSKNITIISFIDPQIPQEIYADPLRIKQIVSNFLSNAIKFTPNNGKISLEAKCVNKILTISVKDSGVGIDEKDQKNIFSAFTQAYDKTIDSISGTGLGLSISKQLAELMDGKVYVESKLGRGSTFYVDVPVKVDNKSCNILDSMSELTDKKIVFYFNNEESRYKLDSLIRYLNVFKVYVDVVNDLNTDFDVALYINEDMNDTALKNHILNDTNQNYIALMSKETDEYKNYSHISSMTYPLYCSKLKNKFLEILHPNIKHKIHQNSAKSYIGNILVAEDNEANQELIKILLQKYGLNFDIVNNGLEAYDLYRQNNNYDLILMDEQMPVMDGNKSVTKILNYEKNMGLKHTPVSALTANVIKGAKERGLKSGFDSFLGKPIVLKELEKVFNLYLKQGSKKPLEQNYKTENKTLKGLEIDRLMEELQLNRDELSMLLDLYLKKMSKMLPELKVAIKDKNYKDISLLAHSIKGSSANFRIDFLQTLAYDMEKNAKSEKENYNYDEVFDEISKYLQEIEVD comes from the coding sequence ATGAATATAAGAGCTCCACAGTTAACTAAACATCAGCATCTGTTTATAAATTCAAAAAACAGTATATTAGCCAACTGGATATCTTATGATTTACCCAAAGAGATTCTACTGCAGCACTCTATTGAACCAAAGCTTTTTATAGATACATACGGTTCCGGTGTATTTGATTATTTTATGGGTGTTATCAGCGGAGAAACCGAAATAGGAAACTGTCCTGTTATGCAAGGGCTTTTAAGTTACCTCAAAGATCGAGAGATAAGTGCGGATGAACTGTTTGAGATATGCAGTCATTTTAGACGCTCAATGGTTGATTTTTCATATGATGCAAAAATTAATTCTAAAGAGATTTTTGATGAAATATCTTATATCTTTGATCAAAATTTTCGTGGAATTTTACGTTATTATACGGATACGATTTTTCAAAAACTGATAGATGCAAGAGCTAAGGCAGAAAAAGCTACATTGGCAAAAGACCACTTTTTATCAAATATGTCGCATGAGATACGTACACCCTTAAATGCTATTTTGGGCTTTGTTAATCTGCTTATTGATGAAGACTTGTCCGATAAACACAGAAACTATTTAGATATTATTCATACAAGCGGTGAAACACTGCTTAGTATAATTAACGATATATTGGACTTTTCAAAACTTAGAAGCGGTGAGTTTACCATAGAACCAAAACAGTTCTCAATACATGAAGAGTTAAGTCATACATTAGAGTTATTTGTTGCATCGGCAAGTAGTAAAAATATAACTATTATATCTTTTATCGACCCGCAGATACCCCAAGAGATATATGCAGACCCACTTAGAATAAAACAAATAGTATCAAATTTTTTAAGTAATGCAATTAAATTTACTCCAAATAACGGAAAGATAAGTTTAGAAGCAAAGTGTGTAAACAAGATATTAACCATAAGTGTAAAAGACAGCGGTGTTGGAATTGATGAGAAAGACCAAAAAAATATTTTTTCGGCTTTTACCCAAGCTTATGATAAAACGATTGATTCTATCAGCGGAACGGGACTTGGATTATCCATATCTAAGCAATTAGCGGAGTTAATGGATGGAAAAGTTTACGTAGAGTCAAAACTTGGACGAGGCAGTACATTTTATGTAGATGTACCTGTAAAAGTAGATAACAAGTCTTGTAATATTTTAGACAGTATGTCTGAGCTAACCGATAAAAAAATAGTCTTTTATTTTAATAATGAAGAGAGTAGATATAAATTAGATTCACTAATACGCTATCTGAATGTATTTAAAGTGTATGTTGATGTCGTAAATGATTTAAATACGGATTTTGATGTAGCTTTATATATAAATGAAGATATGAACGACACGGCTTTAAAAAATCATATACTTAATGATACAAATCAAAACTATATAGCACTTATGAGTAAAGAGACCGATGAATATAAAAATTATTCGCATATCTCTTCTATGACGTATCCTTTGTATTGTTCAAAGTTAAAAAACAAATTTTTAGAGATTTTACATCCAAATATAAAACATAAAATACATCAAAACAGTGCTAAAAGTTATATTGGAAATATATTGGTTGCAGAAGATAATGAAGCAAATCAAGAATTAATTAAAATTTTACTCCAAAAATACGGCTTAAACTTTGATATTGTTAACAACGGTTTAGAAGCGTATGATTTATACCGACAAAATAATAACTACGACCTTATTTTAATGGATGAGCAGATGCCTGTAATGGACGGGAATAAATCCGTAACCAAGATATTAAACTATGAAAAAAATATGGGTTTAAAACATACACCGGTCTCAGCCTTAACCGCAAATGTAATCAAAGGTGCGAAGGAAAGAGGATTAAAAAGCGGGTTTGATTCATTTTTGGGAAAACCGATAGTTTTAAAAGAGCTTGAAAAAGTTTTTAATCTTTATTTAAAACAAGGCAGTAAAAAACCGCTAGAACAAAATTATAAAACAGAAAATAAAACACTAAAAGGTTTAGAGATAGATAGATTAATGGAAGAGTTGCAGCTAAATAGAGATGAACTTAGTATGTTACTTGATTTGTATCTAAAGAAGATGTCTAAAATGTTGCCTGAATTAAAAGTTGCAATAAAAGATAAAAACTATAAAGATATCTCTCTTTTAGCACATAGCATAAAAGGTTCAAGTGCCAACTTTAGAATTGATTTTTTGCAGACTTTAGCATACGATATGGAAAAAAATGCAAAATCAGAAAAAGAAAATTATAATTACGATGAAGTTTTTGATGAAATATCTAAATATCTTCAAGAGATAGAGGTCGATTAG
- the glnA gene encoding type I glutamate--ammonia ligase, whose product MGKFVNSIDEFFSFCKENEVEFVDLRFTDIKGAWHHLTYRMSAVNAENLEAGFPFDGSSIEAWQPINKSDMLLKPDVPTAFMDPFTADPTIIVFCDIYDIYKGELYEKCPRSIAKKALAHADEIGIADAAYFGPENEFFIFDDVKFVDNINEAGYKVDSSEGEWNSNTDFEDLNTAHRPGTKGGYFPVQPTDSMVDMRAEMMQVLEQVGLEVVLGHHEVAQAQGEIGIVFSDIIGAADNVQKYKYVVKMIAHLNGKTATFMPKPLYGDNGNGMHTHQSLWKDGKNLFYKEGEYGNLSETALHYIGGIFKHARAVAAFTNASTNSYKRLIPGFEAPSILTYSSQNRSASCRIPYGAGEKATRIEMRFPDSTACPYLAFAAMMMAGLDGIKNKDIPIGPMDEDLFELTLDEIREKKIPQMPHTLRGSLEALIRDNDFLKPVFSQVFIDTYQSYKFERDVWPDEGRPTAYEFKTTYQC is encoded by the coding sequence ATGGGTAAATTTGTTAATAGTATAGATGAGTTTTTCTCTTTTTGTAAAGAGAATGAAGTTGAATTTGTAGATTTAAGATTTACGGATATAAAGGGTGCATGGCATCACTTAACTTACAGAATGAGTGCCGTAAATGCTGAAAATTTAGAAGCCGGTTTTCCGTTTGACGGTTCATCGATTGAAGCTTGGCAGCCTATCAATAAATCGGATATGCTGCTAAAACCTGATGTTCCGACTGCTTTTATGGATCCTTTTACAGCTGATCCTACTATAATCGTTTTTTGTGATATTTACGATATTTATAAAGGTGAACTATACGAAAAGTGTCCACGTTCAATCGCTAAAAAAGCTCTTGCTCATGCCGATGAAATCGGTATAGCTGATGCTGCATACTTTGGACCTGAAAATGAGTTCTTTATCTTTGATGACGTAAAATTTGTTGATAATATCAATGAAGCCGGTTACAAAGTAGATTCTTCTGAAGGCGAATGGAATTCAAATACTGATTTTGAAGACTTAAACACTGCACACCGTCCAGGTACTAAAGGTGGTTACTTCCCGGTTCAACCAACAGATAGCATGGTAGATATGCGTGCAGAGATGATGCAAGTACTAGAACAAGTTGGACTTGAAGTTGTACTTGGTCACCATGAAGTTGCACAAGCTCAAGGTGAAATCGGTATAGTTTTTAGCGATATCATCGGTGCAGCAGACAACGTTCAAAAATATAAATATGTCGTAAAAATGATAGCTCACCTTAACGGTAAAACTGCTACATTTATGCCAAAACCTCTTTATGGCGACAACGGTAACGGTATGCATACTCACCAATCTCTATGGAAAGACGGTAAAAACCTTTTTTACAAAGAGGGTGAGTACGGTAACCTAAGTGAAACGGCTTTACATTATATAGGCGGTATCTTTAAACACGCTCGTGCAGTTGCTGCATTTACAAATGCATCTACTAACTCTTACAAGCGTTTAATTCCTGGTTTTGAAGCTCCTTCAATTCTTACATATTCTTCTCAAAACCGCTCGGCATCTTGTCGTATCCCATATGGTGCGGGTGAGAAAGCTACTCGTATCGAAATGAGATTCCCGGATTCTACTGCATGTCCGTACTTGGCATTTGCTGCTATGATGATGGCTGGGCTTGACGGTATCAAAAACAAAGATATCCCAATCGGTCCAATGGATGAGGATCTGTTTGAATTAACTCTTGATGAGATTCGCGAGAAAAAAATACCGCAGATGCCACATACTTTACGTGGTTCGCTTGAAGCGCTTATCCGTGATAACGACTTCTTAAAACCTGTATTTTCTCAAGTATTTATTGATACTTACCAATCATATAAATTTGAACGTGATGTATGGCCGGATGAAGGTCGTCCGACTGCTTACGAGTTCAAAACAACTTACCAGTGCTAA
- the nifN gene encoding nitrogenase iron-molybdenum cofactor biosynthesis protein NifN, whose translation MSKPLQINPIKLSQPMGALLCFLGIKNCMPLMHGAQGCASFSKVFFTRHFSDPIAVQTTAINDITAVIDGGDYSISEAIKNITKKVQPNLVGLFTTGITETKGDDIKGAAYLLKDKQLITYVHTPDFEGGLESGFARSVEAIIEQLVEPTIKIDTQKALLIPNVNLTPIEIEKIKEQISMFGFETYALPDLSESLDGHLGLKQGALSSGGISVEDIKKLGESAVVITVGDSVEKAGEKLIEKNANVKHLHFNTLSGLLNIDRFYKKLMEFKNISKPNPSVIRWRKRLQDALLDTHFAIGGSKVVIALEADQALSVVSTIKEAGADIKTIVIPTRSDVLESVDCDNVIVGDFEDVENALEDADLLISNFHGERIAHKYKKALLLRGFPNYEIVGNQLINDTLYEGSCYLLFELANILNVYNHGVHE comes from the coding sequence ATGAGCAAACCATTACAAATAAACCCAATAAAATTATCGCAGCCTATGGGAGCATTACTTTGTTTTTTAGGTATAAAAAACTGTATGCCTTTGATGCACGGGGCACAAGGATGTGCATCGTTTTCAAAAGTATTTTTTACACGTCATTTTAGTGATCCCATAGCTGTTCAGACAACTGCCATAAATGATATAACTGCCGTTATTGACGGGGGAGATTATTCTATTAGCGAAGCCATCAAAAATATAACAAAAAAAGTTCAGCCTAATCTAGTAGGCCTTTTTACGACAGGTATAACCGAAACTAAAGGTGATGATATAAAGGGTGCTGCATATCTGCTAAAAGATAAACAGCTTATAACCTATGTACATACCCCTGACTTTGAAGGTGGGTTAGAGAGTGGGTTTGCAAGAAGTGTTGAAGCTATTATAGAACAGTTGGTCGAACCTACAATAAAAATAGATACTCAAAAAGCACTTTTAATCCCAAACGTAAATCTAACTCCCATAGAGATTGAGAAGATAAAAGAGCAAATTTCGATGTTTGGTTTTGAGACTTACGCACTGCCAGATCTCAGTGAATCCCTAGATGGTCATTTAGGTTTAAAACAAGGTGCACTTAGCAGTGGAGGAATAAGTGTAGAGGATATTAAAAAACTCGGGGAGAGTGCTGTTGTTATTACAGTGGGTGATTCTGTAGAAAAAGCCGGTGAAAAACTGATAGAGAAAAACGCAAATGTTAAACACCTACATTTTAATACACTAAGCGGACTTTTAAATATAGATAGATTTTATAAAAAACTTATGGAGTTTAAAAATATCTCAAAACCAAATCCGAGTGTTATTAGATGGAGAAAAAGACTTCAAGATGCCTTGCTTGATACACATTTTGCAATAGGCGGTTCAAAAGTAGTTATAGCACTTGAAGCCGATCAGGCACTATCAGTTGTCAGTACGATAAAAGAAGCCGGAGCTGATATTAAAACAATAGTAATACCTACAAGAAGTGATGTTTTAGAAAGTGTTGATTGTGATAATGTAATTGTAGGTGACTTTGAAGATGTTGAGAATGCCTTGGAAGATGCAGATTTACTTATCAGCAATTTTCACGGTGAGAGGATTGCACATAAATATAAAAAAGCATTACTTCTTAGAGGTTTTCCAAACTACGAAATTGTAGGAAACCAACTTATAAACGACACTTTGTATGAAGGAAGTTGTTATTTACTTTTTGAGCTAGCAAATATACTAAATGTATATAATCACGGAGTCCACGAATGA
- a CDS encoding response regulator transcription factor: MSKVDIIIVEDDEITALNLSMSLQKHDYNIVEICSNVIDAKSKIASHIPNLVIVDISLQDTSDGIELAKFIKQQYNIPFIYLTSHSDDDIISLAKVTEPYGYIVKPFDPSSLHATIQMALFKFNVENSRKNDLSSLKIDKLNLEKLLYSKRASDEPIVPFGDNYHLDISICETFYKGKKIKLTKKENAFLRLLVAQLGQVVSFEQATNYVWDENGATENSVRTLVWRLRNKLETDIIKNASGIGYFIEE; this comes from the coding sequence ATGAGTAAAGTAGATATTATTATAGTAGAAGACGATGAGATTACTGCACTAAACTTAAGTATGTCTTTGCAAAAACACGACTACAATATAGTTGAAATTTGTAGTAATGTTATCGATGCAAAAAGTAAAATAGCTTCACACATACCAAATTTGGTAATTGTAGATATTTCACTTCAAGATACTTCAGACGGTATTGAACTGGCTAAATTTATAAAACAACAATACAACATACCTTTTATCTATTTAACTTCACATAGTGATGACGACATAATATCTTTAGCCAAAGTAACCGAACCCTACGGTTATATCGTAAAACCTTTTGATCCAAGTTCACTTCATGCTACTATACAGATGGCTTTATTTAAGTTTAATGTAGAAAACTCCAGAAAAAATGATTTGAGTTCTTTAAAAATCGATAAACTAAACCTTGAAAAACTTCTATATTCCAAAAGAGCTTCAGATGAGCCTATTGTACCTTTTGGAGACAACTATCACTTGGATATATCCATTTGCGAAACATTTTACAAGGGTAAAAAAATAAAGCTGACTAAAAAAGAGAATGCTTTTTTACGTCTGCTTGTAGCACAACTCGGTCAAGTTGTAAGTTTCGAGCAAGCTACAAACTATGTATGGGACGAAAACGGAGCTACTGAGAATAGTGTTAGAACATTGGTTTGGAGACTTAGAAACAAGCTTGAGACCGACATTATTAAAAATGCTTCGGGAATCGGTTATTTTATTGAAGAATAA
- a CDS encoding peptide deformylase — protein sequence MVKDIITYPTPPSVNYSTDVRVVNEEIENLIQDIKDTIDANNLDGLAAFQIGSMYNIVVIKKEDGSFLELINPRVIGASAEKITTVETTAYFPGLSAKVTRDANISIVYEDRNLQQHSLKAEGDDAILLQRKIDYTFGSSFINKLSSDEKKRFETKLEFGSDIAISETCPTTFNRDKILKVINIAMVAMVIMLISSFFSDNDKLWDYQLYTSFGVLGLNIVYFFYAQYEGKKYTSCTSCQIGNIIGTTIISLSKLTLIMIASYFLM from the coding sequence ATGGTAAAAGATATTATTACTTACCCTACACCTCCAAGTGTAAATTACTCCACTGATGTAAGAGTAGTAAATGAAGAGATAGAAAATTTGATACAGGATATTAAAGATACTATAGATGCAAACAATCTTGACGGATTAGCTGCTTTTCAGATAGGGAGTATGTATAATATAGTAGTTATTAAAAAAGAGGACGGTAGTTTTTTAGAGTTAATAAACCCAAGAGTTATAGGTGCTTCGGCGGAAAAAATTACAACGGTTGAAACAACCGCATATTTTCCTGGTTTAAGTGCAAAAGTTACAAGGGATGCAAACATATCTATAGTATATGAAGATAGAAATTTACAACAGCACTCTTTAAAAGCTGAGGGTGATGACGCTATTCTTTTACAAAGAAAGATTGACTACACTTTTGGTTCGTCTTTTATAAATAAACTAAGTTCTGACGAGAAAAAAAGGTTTGAGACTAAACTTGAATTTGGAAGTGATATAGCGATATCTGAGACTTGTCCAACAACTTTTAACAGGGATAAAATATTAAAAGTCATAAATATTGCTATGGTGGCAATGGTAATAATGTTAATATCTTCGTTTTTCTCGGATAACGATAAACTATGGGATTACCAACTATATACATCTTTTGGAGTACTTGGATTAAATATAGTATACTTCTTTTACGCACAGTATGAAGGGAAAAAATATACATCATGTACATCTTGTCAAATAGGAAATATTATAGGTACGACCATAATATCATTATCAAAACTCACTTTGATAATGATAGCTTCATATTTCTTAATGTAG